In Pyrus communis chromosome 1, drPyrComm1.1, whole genome shotgun sequence, the following are encoded in one genomic region:
- the LOC137735419 gene encoding pollen-specific leucine-rich repeat extensin-like protein 1, with the protein MAVEVLSPKDCHKDSLTRQSVMNFNRNPNPSRLGRPSHPQNDGKNRRPTRPNNLPRPVQKSPAPQNLVMGQVKILKRGEEIPKTAPATPPPKQNFKPQVPAPPPQKQNPKAQVPDLGNTTLMGPAPERVPKQTKNKDSNMTAGFYAGSSSCIASPPPSSLPLPSFFAKKSVVSSTDAAASELLKLLRLNLS; encoded by the coding sequence ATGGCTGTTGAAGTTCTCAGTCCCAAGGATTGCCACAAAGACTCGCTCACACGCCAATCAGTAATGAATTTCAATCGgaaccctaaccctagccgccTCGGCCGCCCCAGCCACCCCCAGAACGACGGCAAGAACCGAAGGCCCACCCGGCCCAATAACCTACCTCGCCCGGTCCAGAAGTCCCCGGCTCCCCAAAACCTCGTCATGGGCCAGGTCAAAATCCTCAAGCGCGGTGAAGAAATCCCCAAAACGGCGCCGGCTACACCACCACCGAAGCAAAATTTCAAGCCCCAAGTGCCGGCTCCGCCACCACAGAAGCAGAATCCCAAGGCCCAAGTTCCGGATCTCGGAAACACGACCCTGATGGGTCCGGCACCCGAGCGGGTTCCGAAGCAGACCAAAAACAAGGACTCGAACATGACTGCCGGGTTCTACGCCGGGTCATCGTCGTGCATAGCCTCGCCGCCTCCGAGCTCTCTGCCTCTTCCGTCGTTCTTCGCCAAGAAGAGCGTTGTCTCGAGCACTGACGCTGCGGCAAGCGAGCTGCTGAAGCTTCTGCGGCTTAATTTGTCGTAG